TTGCTTCTTCAAGGGTGACTTTTCCGTCTTGGTTGGCATCGGCGGTATTCAACAGTTGCCGCAACAGGGCCAACGGATCGATGGGCTGGTTCGGCAGATCCGCCACACTGAGGAATCCGTCGCCGTTCACGTCGAGCAACCGGAACAGATTTTCCGGCAGATCGGGAATGATCGTGCGCGCTTCGGCTAGACTGACTTTGCCGTCCCCGTTTCGGTCGGCCAGCGCCAGCAGCCGGTTGATCAGGGCCGCGGCATCGAAGCCCGGCGACGGCAAGTCGTCGCGGCTCAGAGAACCGTCGCCGTTGCGATCGAGACCCGCAAAGACCTCCGCCGTCAACTGCGGCATCAGCGCCTGCGCTTCTTCAAGCGTCACCTTGCCGTCCCGATTGGCGTCGGCCATGCCCAGCAAACGCGTAAGCAGTTCCGCTGGATCGACGGGTGGTGGCGGGGCGCCCAAATCCGCCGCGGACAATACACCGTCGCCGTTGGCATCCAGCGCATTGAAAAGACTGGCCGGCAAATCCGGCACAATCGCGCGCGCTTCATCCATCGAAATGGCGCCATCGCCATTCGTGTCGGCGGCCGCCAGCAGGCGTTGCAGCAATTCGATCTGGCCGTTGGGCGGCGCTTGCGGAAGGTCGGCCTCGCTCAGGGATCCGTCACCGTTGCGGTCGAGTTCGTTGAAAAGCGCTTCCTGAAGATCCGGCACGATTGCCCGGGCCTCTTCCAGCGAGATGCTCCTGTTGGCGTCCGTATCGGCGCGAAGGATCAACATCCGCAGCAATTCCAAAGGATCGAGCGGCGGAGCCGGTAAATCCGCTTCGCTCAAAACGCCGTCGCCATTCTTGTCCAGCGCATGGAACAGGTCCGCCAGGAATCCCGGTATCAGGGCTTGTACTTCTTCCAGGGAAATCCCTCCGTCGCCGTTGGCGTCCGCCGTGCGAAGCAACTGGCGGAGCAGTTCCAAAGGATCCGGCGGAAGGATAACGGGCGGATCGACGGGCAGGATCGTGACGTCGGGGATATCGGCGGGGGATAGGACGCCGTCCCGGTTGAGATCCAGCGCGGAGAACATCGCCTGCGTTATCCCCGGCATGAATTTGAGGGCTTCCTCGAAGGAGACGACACCGTCCCCGTTCGTGTCGGCAATCGCAAGGAGTTTGGACAGAATACCGCCCCAATCGTTGCCGGTATTCATCAAATCCCCAACGCTCAAGACACCATCGCCGTTTACGTCGAAGGAATTGAACAACGAAAGCGGCAAGCCGGGGATCAACGCCGCGGCTTCCTCGTAGGAAATCACGCCGTCGCCATTGGAATCGGCGGTTGCCAGCAGACGCGTGAGCGCATCCATCGGATCGATGGAAGGCGGAGGAAGGGGCGCCGCGTCGGCTTCGGTCAGAACACCGTCTCCATTCCGATCGAGCATGTTGAACGTTTCACGTTTCAGATTGGGAATCAGCGCCTTCGCTTCGTCGAACGATATCGCGCCGTCGTTGTTCGTGTCGGCAAGATTCAGCAGGCGCCGCATCGTCTCGTCCAAAGTGCCTGTTGAGGGGTCTAGAATCGGAACATAGGAGAAATCGCCGTATTCAATATGGCCGTTTCCGTTGGCGTCGAGATAGATGAACATTTCGCGGGTCAGCGCGGGCAGAAAGGCCCGGGACTCGTCGAAAGAAATGCGACCGTCTCCGTTGCCGTCCACGATTTCCAGCAGCGCATTGAGCAAGGCGGGCACGTCGTCCCAGCCCAGCGATTGCACGTCGTTCATGCAAAGAGCGCCGTCGCGGCTGCCATCAAGCAGCGCGTAGAGATTCTCCGTCAGCAGCGGCAGAATCGTCCGCGCTTCCGCAAGCGACAGGCATCCGTTGCCGTCGCTGTCCGCGGAAAGCATCAACACGATGAACTGTTGCAGCGGATCGCCGCCAACCACGACGTCCGGTGGGGGATCGACGAACGCGATGTTCCCGATGTCCTCCACGCTCAAAACGCCGTCGCCGTTCTGATCCAGATACTTGAAAGCGGCTTCGTTCAGGGCGGGCAGAAACGCATGCGCCTCATCGAATGACAGCGCGCGGTCGCCGTCCTTGTCCGCCGCCGCGAGGACGGCTTCGACGGCCGGGAAGATGTCGTGTGCGGACAGCCGCTGCACGTCATTCAGGCAGATGGCGCCGTCGGCGTTCTTGTCGAGCAGCGTGAACAGACTCAGCGACATGCCCGCAATGATGCCCTGTGACTCCGTGAACGACAGGCAGCCGTCGGAATTCGCATCGCTGTTCATGAAGGCTTCCAGCAAATCGCTGAGGGCGCCGGTGGTCCCGGCGGGCAACGAACCGTCCAGATCGCTCAGATCGAGCATGCTGTCGCCGTTTTGATCCGCCTCGGCGAAGAGATCCGCGGTGATGAACGGGCAAAACGCCACGGCTTCTTCAAGCGTGATTTTCAGGTTGCGATCCCGATCCGCGGCCTTGAGAATCAATTCGGCCAGCGGAAGGGCATCGTTCATCGTCAGGCGTTCCAGATCGCGGAAACAGACGGCCCCGTCCCGGTTCTTGTCGAGTAGGCGGAATATTTCCGGGGTCGCTCCGGGAATGAGGCCCCGCAGTTCGTCGAGCGTCAGGCACCCGTCGCTGTTTGCGTCGCTGTCGAGGAAGGTCTGGAGAACCGCATTCAACAGACTGACATACGCTTCCGGAATCGAAAGGCCCAAATCGTTCAAATCCAGCATCCCGTCGCCGTTTTGATCGATACTGGAAAACAGGTCCGCGTTGATCAGCGGACTGAACGACATCGCCTCGCCAAGCGAAATTTTGAGATCGCGATCGAAATCGAACGTTTTGATGATGCGGATGACCGCCGGAATGGCATCGTCCACCGTAAGCGACTGGATTTCGGCCACGGTCACCTCGCCGTTCCCGTTTTTGTCGAGAGCGTCAAAGATGTCTTGGGTGATGCCGGGCGCAAAAGCCATCAACTCCGCGAGCGATATTCCCCCGTTGCGGTTGGTGTCCACCAGAAACAGGTACGCGGTCCATTCCCCCGGAGGGATAATCGGCGTGCCGCCGGGCGGCAGAATGGGAGGAAGGATCGGCGGCGGTTCAACCGTGATCGTCACGGGGGCAACATCCGCAAGCGACAACCGTCCGTCTTGATTGGTGTCAATGGCGTTGAATTGTCCTGCCGAAACTCCCGGTAAAACGGACGTGAGTTCCGCGTATGAAACGGCCATGTCGCCGTTCGCGTCCGCAAAGTCCACCAGAAGCCGGTAGGCTTGCTCGGGGGGTACGGCGCCCGACGCGAAAACATCCGTCAGGCAAACCAACCCATCGCCGTCCGCATCAATCGATCTGAACAGCGACGATGTTACAAACGGCAGCGTAGCCTGTGTTTCGGCGAAACTCAGACATCCGTCCGAGTTGGTGTCCGCCGTCGCCACCATCTGCAAGATGGCGTCGTACGGAATGCCCGCTTGGGCCGTGGCGAGACCGCAATAAAGCAGGCTGAACACCGCTGCCATGATCATCCTTGGAAACCGCTTGTGCATGGGGTCTTCTCCTCGGCGGCCCGTTTTGTCGCCGGCCGCCATTCACACACTACGCCTACCTTAAAGATTACCACATCCGCTCAAAAAAGTAAAGAGATTTAGATATTCGTAAATTCACGTGAATCAATACCTTACACATTATCCAATTCGCTTGAAAACCATCGGGCGCAAATTGCACAATATGTCCGCCGATAAGGTCCGAAATAGTGGCTGTTGAAATCATTTTCAACAAGGTATTGTCGTGCCGCATTCCAATCCTTCGCGGGATCGTTGGGAAAACGGATCGGCTGTTTGGTGGTTTACGGTAAAAAATACAAGGAGTAGAACATCCATGGCGCATGTCGTTACGGCCGAGGAAGCGGTTAGGAAAATCCCCGATGGCGCAACGGTGCTGGTCAATCCCATGCCCGCCGAGGAAGTGTTTCCGGCCTTTGGCCGGGTATTCGAGGCCACCGGCCATCCCAAGGATCTTGTCGTTGTATGGGCGGCGGGGCTTGGACCTTTCAGCGCCGAACGGCGCGGCATGAACCATTTCGCATGGCCGGGCATGGTTCGGCGGTTCATCGCCGGCCATGTCGGATTGAACCATCTCGTCGTAAAAATGATCGCCTCCGAACAATGCGAGGCCTACAATCTGCCGCAGGGTGTCATGTCGCAACTCTACCGCGACATTGCCGCGCACCGGCCCGGCCTTCTGACGCGCATCGGACTCGGCACCTTCGTGGATCCCCGCATCGAGGGCGGCAAAATGAATGCACGCACCCGGGCCTGCGAGGATCTGGTCGAACTGATGACTATAGGTGGCCGCGAAATGCTCTTCTACAAGGCTTTTCCGGTGCATGTGGGCGTTTTTCGCGGTACTTCGGCGGATCCGAACGGAAACATCACCTGCGAACGCGAGGCGCTTACGATGGAAAGCCTCGAAGTCGCCATGGCCGCGAAAAACCACGGCGGCATCGTAATCGCCCAAGTCGAGGAACTCCGCAACACGCCTGCCCATCCCCATCATGTGCATGTGCCCGGCCTTTTTGTTGACTATGTGGTGGTCGCCAGTTCCCGCAAGAACCATCCCCATACGCTCTTTGTCGAATACGATCCATCATTCTGCGGGGAATCACAGGCGGATTTGAGCAGGGAACTCGAACCGCTGCCGCTCAATCTCGAAAAAATCATCTGCCGCCGCGCCGCTATGGAATTGCGCCCCGGCATGGCCGCGAACCTCGGTGTGGGCATCCCGACCGGCGTCGCATCGGTCGCGCACGAGCAGGGTTTTTTCGACAAGGTGGCGCTCACCACCGAGGTCGGCGCGCTTGGCGGCGTGCCCGAACGCGGTTTCAACTTCGGACCCGCCAAGAACCCGCAGGCCATCATCAGCCAGCCGCAAATGTTCGACTTCTACCACGGACAGGGATTGGACGCGACTTTCGTCGGCCTCGCCCAGGCGGACGCCGCCGGCAACGTCAACGTCAGCCGTCTCGGCCCCAAACTGATTGGGTCCGGCGGGTTTATTGACATCACACAAACCGCCAAGAAATGCGTGTTCTGCGGCGAATTCACCGCAGGCGGACTCGACGCGCGCGCCGAAGACGGGCAACTGGTCATTCACAGGGAAGGCAAGGCGGCCAAGTTCGTGGAAAACGTGGACCAGATCACCTTCAGCGGCCGCCAAGCCATGCGCGACGGACAGGAAGTGATCTACGTCACCGAGCGTTGCGTTTTCCGCCTCGTCCCCGAAGGCATGCAACTGGCCGAAGTCGCGCCCGGTGTGGACATTCAGCGCGACCTCCTCGGCCACATGGCTTTCAAGCCGATTATTCCCGATTCCGTCCCCGATCCCCGGCTAAGAAAAATCCCGTTGGCGGGATCTTGTTGGCTTCAT
The window above is part of the Candidatus Hydrogenedentota bacterium genome. Proteins encoded here:
- a CDS encoding EF-hand domain-containing protein, encoding MHKRFPRMIMAAVFSLLYCGLATAQAGIPYDAILQMVATADTNSDGCLSFAETQATLPFVTSSLFRSIDADGDGLVCLTDVFASGAVPPEQAYRLLVDFADANGDMAVSYAELTSVLPGVSAGQFNAIDTNQDGRLSLADVAPVTITVEPPPILPPILPPGGTPIIPPGEWTAYLFLVDTNRNGGISLAELMAFAPGITQDIFDALDKNGNGEVTVAEIQSLTVDDAIPAVIRIIKTFDFDRDLKISLGEAMSFSPLINADLFSSIDQNGDGMLDLNDLGLSIPEAYVSLLNAVLQTFLDSDANSDGCLTLDELRGLIPGATPEIFRLLDKNRDGAVCFRDLERLTMNDALPLAELILKAADRDRNLKITLEEAVAFCPFITADLFAEADQNGDSMLDLSDLDGSLPAGTTGALSDLLEAFMNSDANSDGCLSFTESQGIIAGMSLSLFTLLDKNADGAICLNDVQRLSAHDIFPAVEAVLAAADKDGDRALSFDEAHAFLPALNEAAFKYLDQNGDGVLSVEDIGNIAFVDPPPDVVVGGDPLQQFIVLMLSADSDGNGCLSLAEARTILPLLTENLYALLDGSRDGALCMNDVQSLGWDDVPALLNALLEIVDGNGDGRISFDESRAFLPALTREMFIYLDANGNGHIEYGDFSYVPILDPSTGTLDETMRRLLNLADTNNDGAISFDEAKALIPNLKRETFNMLDRNGDGVLTEADAAPLPPPSIDPMDALTRLLATADSNGDGVISYEEAAALIPGLPLSLFNSFDVNGDGVLSVGDLMNTGNDWGGILSKLLAIADTNGDGVVSFEEALKFMPGITQAMFSALDLNRDGVLSPADIPDVTILPVDPPVILPPDPLELLRQLLRTADANGDGGISLEEVQALIPGFLADLFHALDKNGDGVLSEADLPAPPLDPLELLRMLILRADTDANRSISLEEARAIVPDLQEALFNELDRNGDGSLSEADLPQAPPNGQIELLQRLLAAADTNGDGAISMDEARAIVPDLPASLFNALDANGDGVLSAADLGAPPPPVDPAELLTRLLGMADANRDGKVTLEEAQALMPQLTAEVFAGLDRNGDGSLSRDDLPSPGFDAAALINRLLALADRNGDGKVSLAEARTIIPDLPENLFRLLDVNGDGFLSVADLPNQPIDPLALLRQLLNTADANQDGKVTLEEARAIVPGLPADLFRAADRNKDGFLSVADLPNDWEVPSIENPLQLLQWLIRAADANGDGVITLEEAQAILPALSLDLFAGLDRNGDGALSTADLPPPPPQDPAARILALLKEVDANQDGLLTLEEIQAKYPEFTPQAFAALDANKDGVLSMADLPSAPPAGMREVLLRILREADTDNDGAVSLEEFLAARPDATVDAFTQLDLNGDGLLSRADLAEGEVDIQQGVHGLLEAADADGDGVATFEEVQAVRPNITPAQFDMLDTNGDGVLSVADLTVGAQDPEARLRALLGIADANRDGVVTFAELLAVAPDLTQDLFDKLDTNGDGVLTPDDSANATVDDPRSRIAALFGQADANGDGAVTFAELQAVMPNLSEAEFAMLDRNGDGWLTLDDLAELTPVPVENDLRHALLRALIRADRNQDGKLDAMEIARVFPDAPTDLLATIDTNHDWAIDKAELMAALGRNAAGSPIVAPEDADGDGQMTAADVQICINHAIGAGSMVLPPDVDGNGQVDAVDIQRIILCVLRGL
- a CDS encoding CoA-transferase, whose amino-acid sequence is MAHVVTAEEAVRKIPDGATVLVNPMPAEEVFPAFGRVFEATGHPKDLVVVWAAGLGPFSAERRGMNHFAWPGMVRRFIAGHVGLNHLVVKMIASEQCEAYNLPQGVMSQLYRDIAAHRPGLLTRIGLGTFVDPRIEGGKMNARTRACEDLVELMTIGGREMLFYKAFPVHVGVFRGTSADPNGNITCEREALTMESLEVAMAAKNHGGIVIAQVEELRNTPAHPHHVHVPGLFVDYVVVASSRKNHPHTLFVEYDPSFCGESQADLSRELEPLPLNLEKIICRRAAMELRPGMAANLGVGIPTGVASVAHEQGFFDKVALTTEVGALGGVPERGFNFGPAKNPQAIISQPQMFDFYHGQGLDATFVGLAQADAAGNVNVSRLGPKLIGSGGFIDITQTAKKCVFCGEFTAGGLDARAEDGQLVIHREGKAAKFVENVDQITFSGRQAMRDGQEVIYVTERCVFRLVPEGMQLAEVAPGVDIQRDLLGHMAFKPIIPDSVPDPRLRKIPLAGSCWLH